From one Amphiura filiformis chromosome 13, Afil_fr2py, whole genome shotgun sequence genomic stretch:
- the LOC140167348 gene encoding allatostatin-A receptor-like, which translates to MEPVLYLRIAKTIIGLFGMIGNTLVCLVIHHNHEMHTLTNALIFNQAVIDFLSCVFIFLHSNISDSGPPSSGIAGHLFCQLWNTPMALFALLVASTFSLVVLTLERYVAIVFPFHYIKLFTRTKSVILICCIWILAFSYKLPDAVRFYVKDNKCMIRQISWIKGVGIIQFSMQYLLPILVMLFAYGHIIFVLSKNQSHHDTPLDQRSTGTTAENRSINTHPESLQESIKRARRNVFKTLLLVFAAFVVCWTPNQYAFFFYNLGYNVTLGSTAYRITILMAQSNSAVNFFVYGFKYKQFRRGLRKLFRCPISIEPQTGSSYINSAT; encoded by the coding sequence ATGGAACCGGTTCTTTACCTGAGAATAGCCAAGACCATCATTGGACTCTTTGGTATGATCGGGAATACTCTGGTCTGTTTGGTCATACACCACAACCACGAAATGCACACTCTTACCAATGCATTGATATTCAATCAAGCTGTTATAGATTTCTTATCTTGTGTCTTCATATTTCTTCATTCTAACATTTCAGACTCTGGACCGCCATCGTCAGGTATAGCCGGACACCTATTTTGCCAACTGTGGAACACGCCGATGGCTTTATTTGCACTACTCGTGGCTTCTACATTCAGTCTTGTTGTTCTGACATTAGAAAGATATGTGGCCATAGTTTTTCCTTTTCACTATATTAAACTGTTCACTCGAACGAAGAGCGTTATTCTCATTTGCTGCATTTGGATTTTGGCTTTCTCTTATAAACTTCCGGACGCGGTACGTTTCTATGTGAAAGATAATAAATGCATGATACGGCAGATAAGTTGGATAAAAGGTGTCGGAATTATTCAATTTTCCATGCAATATCTTCTGCCGATATTGGTCATGCTATTTGCTTATGGCCATATCATCTTTGTTCTATCAAAAAATCAAAGTCACCACGATACTCCTTTGGACCAGCGGAGTACCGGCACAACGGCCGAAAACAGATCGATCAATACGCATCCAGAATCTCTTCAAGAAAGTATCAAACGAGCTCGGAGAAATGTCTTCAAGACGCTACTCCTTGTTTTTGCAGCTTTCGTAGTGTGTTGGACACCTAACCAATACGCCTTCTTCTTCTACAATTTAGGGTATAACGTCACACTCGGCTCTACAGCTTACAGAATTACGATATTAATGGCTCAgagtaactcagctgttaatTTCTTTGTTTATGGAttcaaatataaacaattcagaCGAGGATTAAGGAAGCTCTTTCGTTGTCCGATATCTATAGAGCCTCAAACAGGGTCATCGTACATCAATTCAGCAACTtaa